In Streptosporangium album, the sequence CCAGCACAGCGGTCTTGCCGGACCCAGCCGATCCCCGGATCAGGATCATGCGTGCCTGCCCTTGCGCGGCCTGATCCAACCCGGACACGAGCGCACGCACCTCGGCCGCCCTGCCCACCAACCCGGCCGCGCCAGGGGTGATTCGTCCCGACATGCTCACCATCCTGATCCAGGAGTACCCTCGCATCGGTCCGGCACACAGAGCATGCTTCATAGCGTCAGCTTCTCAGCCCTGAAGGACTGAGCTTGCAGCTCCTCGCCGTCGGTGGCTTCGACGGTTTGGTCCGCGTCAGGCAGCGTGACTCACTGCCCAGCTTGTGACACCGCGTGCGGCGATGTTACGAGCTGCGTTGACGTCGGCGTGCTCAGCGAAGCCGCACGACGTACAGAGAAAGGTTTCCTGGTCGGGCCGGTTCTTCTTGTCCACGTGCCCGCAGGCCGAGCAGCCTTGCGAGGTGTAGGCCGGGTCCACGTAGACCAGAGCGACACCGGCACGGGCCGCCTTGTAGGCGATGAACCGGCCGAGCCGGTGGAAGCTCCACGAATGCAGCGTGACCCGCTGGGGCTTACGGAGCCGTACCCGGTCGCGGATGCCCTGGAGATCTTCCAGGGGGCCGCGTCCAGGGAGGTGGTGTTTGAGAAGGCCACCCGTAATCGGTGACTATTAGGAAGCAATCGCCTCAATAGTCACTTTAGCATCGTTTGTCTTATTTTTAGAATCGGGTGAATCGGTGTTCTTGCGACACTCGGCGAGGACCTCCAGCCCCATATAGCGGCGCTGTTCGGTCCACTCGTCGTTCTGCTCGGCCAGTACCGCGCCGACGAGCCGGACGATCGAGTCGCGGTTGGGGAAGATACCGACGACGTCGGTCCGCCTCCTGATCTCCTTGTTCAGGCGCTCCTGAGGGTTGTTGCTCCACGTCTGACGCCAGACGGCTTTGGGGAAGGCGGCGAAGGCCAAGATGTCCTCGCGGGCCTCGTCCAGATGCTCGGCCGCCTTCGGGTACTTGGCCTCCAGTACCTGCACGACATGACGATGCTGGGCATAGACCGACTCGGCGTCAGGCTGCTCGAAGATGGTGCGCAGCATGGTGGCCACCCATGGCTGGGCCGACTTCGGAACGCGCGTGATCAAGTTTCGCGCGTAGTGGGTTCGACACCTCTGCCAGGATGCGCCCGGCAAAGTGGAGGCGATCGCGTCGCGCAGCCCGGCGTGGCAGTCGGAGGTCACCATCAGCACGCCGGACAGGCCGCGGGCGACCAGGCCGCGCAGGAACGCCGGCCAACCCGCGCCGTCCTCGCTGGAGACGACGTCCAGGCCGAGGATCTCGCGCAGGCCGTCGGCGTTGACACCGGTGGCGACCAGGGCGTGCACGGTCACCGTCCGGCCGCCTTCGCGGACCTTCTGCGTGAGGGCATCGATCCAGACGAAGGTGTACGGGCCGGCGTCCAGCGGCCGGGACCGGAACTGCTCCACCATGCCGTCGAGTTCGGCGGCCATCGCCGAGACCTGCGACTTCGACAACGAGGTGATGCCCATCGCCTCGGCCAGCTTCTCCACCCGCCGCGTCGACACCCCGAGCAGGTAGGAAGTCGCCACCACCGAGGTGAGCGCCCGCTCGGCCCGGCGTCGCTTGTCCAGCAGGAAGTCCGGGAAGTAGGAGCCCTGTCGTAGCCGGGGCACGGCCAGTTCGATGCTCCCGGCCCGGGTGTCCCACGGCCGCGTACGGTAGCCGTTGCGGGTGTTGACCCGCTCGCTGCTGATCTCGCCGTAGCCGGCGCCGCACAGCTGCTCGACCTCGGCATCCATCATCCGCTGCGCGAACTCCCGGATCATCGTGCGCAGCAGGTCCGGACTCGCCGCGGCCAGGGTGTCTTCCAAGTACTCCCCGGCAGCGGGCACAATGTCATTGACGGCCACTTCGTCCCCTTCGTGTTGGTATGAGCGAATCGAAGGATTACGGAGTGGCCGTCTCTTGTCACATGGATCTCACCCGTGCCAACGCCAGGCCTAGATCACCCGCACACCATCTCCCTGGACGTGAACTTCCAGGGCGATACCTTGCCCGGTGCGTGTCGCCTCGGTCACGATGCGTTTGGCAATGGTGTGGTTGGTGTCGGCGGCGAAACGCGCTTCTTTGCGGCGGCGTTTCTTCAGCAGCCGTTTCGCGGATTTGGTGTTCTTACGCTGCAATCGGCGACGCAGTTCCCGGTCGCGGTGGCGGACCGCGTTCAGCCCTTTACCCGAGTGATGAGTGCCGTCGTCGGTGGTGGCGATGTCGGCGATGCCCAGATCCACGCCGAGGAACCCGTCCGGGTCGGTGACCGGCACATCCGGCAGGTCGCAGGTAGCGATGAGGAACCACATGCCATCGCGGTATACGAGGTCCGATTCGCCCTTGCGGTAGGCGGCCAACGTCTTGAGCTGATCGGCCGAGGCGGTGAACGCCACGCTCTTCATTCGCCCCCAGGTGGTCCAGATCGACACCGTCCGCGCGTCCATCTGCCAGGACAGACAGCGGTCGTCGAACGGCTGGGCCGCGCTGGGGCGAAAGACAATCGGCTTGGCCTGGACCCGCTCGCGCCGCGCGGAGCCGGGCTTGCCCACATTGCCGTTGCGGAGATTGGCGTGCAGCGTGGCGTAGGCGTCGGTGACCTTCTTGATGACATGCTGCGCGGCCTGAGCCGCCAGCCCGTACCTGTCCTTGATCTGCCCGTAGGCGTGCTTGCGCAGGTCGTAATCGCGGAATACCCGCTGGTCGTGGGCGAGCGTCGAGACCCAGGTGGCCGCGTCGTTGACCGCGCGTAGAGTCGCCTCCAGCGCCGCCGCCTGCTCAGGCGTCGGCAGGAGCTTGACCCGCACCACCAGCTTCATATCGAACACTCTAGCATTAGGTCCATGTCACCGAGATGGGGACCGAATCCCGACATCCGCCGAGGCCGTGCCGTGGTCCACAACCTGCACGCCCACTTGGTCTTCACCCCAAAGTATCGGCGAGGTGTGTTCACCGACGAGATTCTGCGTCGCTGCGAAGACATCATGATCGAGGTGTGCGACAGTTTCGGGGCGGAGCTGGTCGAGTTCAACGGCGAGGAAGATCACGTGCACCTGCTCGTGCACCACCCACCCAAAGTCGCCCTCTCGACGCTGGTAAACAGCCTCAAGGGCGTGTCTGCCCGGCTACTCCGCAAGGAGTATCCGGCACATATCCGTAAGTATCTGTGGGGCGGGCATTTCTGGTCGCCGTCGTACTTCGCCGCCTCCTGCGGCGGCGCACCCCTATCGATCATCAAGGAGTACATCGAAAACCAGAAACGTCCGGGCTGAGCCGCTCGACGGCCTACCGGTCACCACACCGCTCGGGCCTTGGCGGCCCTCCCGCGCTGTCGTTTCCTCCCGGGCGCGAACGCCCGGGGTTCCACGCCAGATCACGCTGAATCTCCGACGCCCCTCAAAGAGGGCCTAAACCGACGGCGACCTGTGGTGAACACAGCCAATCATGGGACGCTCGACGACGCCCTGACGTTCGATACGCAGGCCGGAATCTGTCAAACCGGTTGAGACATCAGGCTACTTGTGTGGTTTGTGGTGAAGGATCGACCTCTTGGGTCGTGGGTGGTTTGTTGATCCACACTCGTGAGGGCAGCGGCGGCGGACAGGGCCGCCGGCCGTGGAACCGCTCGGGGTGGGCCAGGAACGCCGCGTTCAGCGTGGCGGCCCGCCTGGCGTGGATCTCGGCCGCGGAGCCGTCGTGCACCGATGCCGGGGTGTGCATTCCGATGCCGGAATGGCGATGCTCATTGTTGTAGTACCGGAAGAACTGGTCGCAAAAGACGTTGGCATCGTCGACGGACCCGAACGTGCCAGGAAACGCGGGACAGTACTTGAGTGTTTTGAACTGCGCTTCTGAGTACGGATTGTCGTTGGACACACGCGGCCGTGAATGGGACTGGTCGATTCCCAGCAGCGCGAGCAGCCCGGAAACGGTGTTCGAGGTCATCCAGGGCCCCGGCGTTCTTGAGTTCTGATGCGGTATGACGCGGTTGAGGGTTTCGGCAGGTGACATGCGAAAGAGCGCGACTTCTGGTGATCTTTCAGGTCTCCAAACCCAAGATCGCAGCAGGAGTCGCGCTCGTGTCCCCATCTTCCCCGACCAGCCCCTGTTCCGTCCCGTGTCTTGACCGGCTCGCCGACCTGGCGTTGTGGGAAGCGGAACCGGCCGCCGACCCGGTCGTGGTGGAATCGGCGTTGTTGGGCCGGTTGGCGACAGTGCCCGATCAGCGCTCGGCCTGCGGGCTGCGGCATCCGCTGGTGGTCATCTTGGCGTTGACCGCGTGCGCGACGCTCGTGGTCGGCAGCAACAGCATCGCGGCGATCTGGCAGTGGGCCGCCCGGACCTCCCAGCAGGTGCCGCAGCGGCTGGGCGCCTACCGTGACCCGTTCACCGGTCTGTTCACCGTGCCCGGCGAACGAACTTTCCGCCGGGTCCTGGCCGACGTGGACGCCGACGCGCTGGACGCGGCGATCAGCGGCTACGTGGCCGATGCCGTACGCCAGGCGGCACCCATCCCACAGATCCCCGATACACCCGGCCCCGTCGAGCGCGAGCAACGCCGCGCAGCCCGACGGCAGCTCACCCATCCCGCCCCGGACGGGCTGCTGCCCG encodes:
- a CDS encoding transposase; the protein is MKLVVRVKLLPTPEQAAALEATLRAVNDAATWVSTLAHDQRVFRDYDLRKHAYGQIKDRYGLAAQAAQHVIKKVTDAYATLHANLRNGNVGKPGSARRERVQAKPIVFRPSAAQPFDDRCLSWQMDARTVSIWTTWGRMKSVAFTASADQLKTLAAYRKGESDLVYRDGMWFLIATCDLPDVPVTDPDGFLGVDLGIADIATTDDGTHHSGKGLNAVRHRDRELRRRLQRKNTKSAKRLLKKRRRKEARFAADTNHTIAKRIVTEATRTGQGIALEVHVQGDGVRVI
- the tnpA gene encoding IS200/IS605 family transposase: MSPRWGPNPDIRRGRAVVHNLHAHLVFTPKYRRGVFTDEILRRCEDIMIEVCDSFGAELVEFNGEEDHVHLLVHHPPKVALSTLVNSLKGVSARLLRKEYPAHIRKYLWGGHFWSPSYFAASCGGAPLSIIKEYIENQKRPG
- a CDS encoding integrase core domain-containing protein gives rise to the protein MTSNTVSGLLALLGIDQSHSRPRVSNDNPYSEAQFKTLKYCPAFPGTFGSVDDANVFCDQFFRYYNNEHRHSGIGMHTPASVHDGSAAEIHARRAATLNAAFLAHPERFHGRRPCPPPLPSRVWINKPPTTQEVDPSPQTTQVA
- a CDS encoding IS256 family transposase codes for the protein MAVNDIVPAAGEYLEDTLAAASPDLLRTMIREFAQRMMDAEVEQLCGAGYGEISSERVNTRNGYRTRPWDTRAGSIELAVPRLRQGSYFPDFLLDKRRRAERALTSVVATSYLLGVSTRRVEKLAEAMGITSLSKSQVSAMAAELDGMVEQFRSRPLDAGPYTFVWIDALTQKVREGGRTVTVHALVATGVNADGLREILGLDVVSSEDGAGWPAFLRGLVARGLSGVLMVTSDCHAGLRDAIASTLPGASWQRCRTHYARNLITRVPKSAQPWVATMLRTIFEQPDAESVYAQHRHVVQVLEAKYPKAAEHLDEAREDILAFAAFPKAVWRQTWSNNPQERLNKEIRRRTDVVGIFPNRDSIVRLVGAVLAEQNDEWTEQRRYMGLEVLAECRKNTDSPDSKNKTNDAKVTIEAIAS